A single window of Rana temporaria chromosome 1, aRanTem1.1, whole genome shotgun sequence DNA harbors:
- the LOC120941530 gene encoding zinc finger MYM-type protein 1-like, with amino-acid sequence MFMRNCPNGDKVEWKWLCYSKNTGRIYCFDCKLFSLSRNALSNDGFSDWKHASERISSHEQSQNHIHAVIETAKYSKLEGGIDHTIQQQIEELTSYGQNLVKRLLSVIIFLAERGLALRGDDQVIGSKHNGNYLGILELLSEYNAFLAQHIQTKANKGKGCTSYLSANVCEELITITGEKILEHVINRVKMAKYYSVSVDSSEDYSHTDQLTVIFRYLEGKQPVERFVTFLPSTGHKGEEMANALLKFLNNVGLSIQECRGQSYDNASNMSLILNLNKYAKYIPCFGHSLNLVGKDAANSCSEAVKFFDFIQALYAFFTGSTRRYKKLKDKLDEKNLSVSVPKKLSDTRWSCRADAFIY; translated from the coding sequence ATGTTTATGCGTAACTGTCCCAATGGAGACAAGGTTGAATGGAAGTGGCTTTGCTACTCAAAGAACACCGGCAGAATCTATTGTTTTGACTGTAAATTGTTTAGTTTATCACGAAATGCATTATCCAATGATGGCTTCAGTGACTGGAAACATGCCAGTGAACGAATTTCATCCCATGAGCAGTCTCAAAACCATATTCATGCTGTGATTGAGACAGCCAAATATTCTAAACTGGAGGGTGGGATTGACCATACAATACAACAACAGATTGAAGAGCTGACAAGCTATGGTCAAAACCTAGTTAAACGTTTGCTTAGCGTTATAATTTTTCTTGCCGAAAGAGGATTGGCGCTCAGAGGAGATGACCAAGTTATTGGATCCAAACACAATGGCAACTACCTTGGAATTCTGGAattactgtcagaatacaatgcttTCCTAGCACAACACATTCAAACAAAGGCAAACAAGGGCAAAGGATGTACAAGTTATCTGTCAGCAAATGTCTGTGAAGAACTTATAACGATTACAGGGGAAAAGATTTTAGAACATGTCATCAACCGGGTTAAAATGGCAAAGTACTACTCAGTATCTGTAGATTCATCTGAAGATTATTCCCATACTGATCAGCTCACAGTGATTTTCCGATACTTAGAAGGAAAACAACCCGTGGAGCGTTTTGTAACATTCTTACCCTCAACGGGGCATAAAGGAGAAGAAATGGCGAATGCGCTCCTCAAATTCCTTAATAATGTTGGACTTTCCATACAAGAATGCCGTGGACAAAGTTACGACAATGCAAGCAACATGTCTCTCATTCTTAACCTGAATAAATATGCAAAGTATATACCTTGTTTTGGACACTCACTAAACCTTGTTGGAAAGGATGCTGCAAATTCCTGTAGTGAAGCTGTCAAGTTTTTTGATTTCATACAAGCTCTGTATGCATTCTTTACTGGCTCAACCAGACGCTACAAGAAGCTTAAAGACAAGCTTGATGAGAAAAACCTCTCTGTGTCCGTGCCAAAAAAGCTAAGTGACACACGTTGGTCATGTCGTGCTGatgcttttatttattaa